ataaataaattttaaaaatttatttatatttttatagttatagcgagcaagtaaaaaattatattttttatatggaTATTAAACAgtgaaatgaaatttttaaatttatttttttaaattaccaaataaatattttgtacgtCAACACATGcgaagttattttaatttaatttcaataatcaGTACCTGTAAATGCGTTTGGAATGAAATAAAAGCGACTAATcgctgtaatttataataataataataataataataatcattattattattatttcaatgataataacaataattaatattatcattaccATTTAGAGAGTAGTatcgataataaaatttaaattacatctgtacaattaaatagttaaatgAATATATTAATCAATGACCCTTTATActgatagaaatttaattatttatttttatttactttgcaGTGAAgatgaatatttttagagatatgtacagagatatatattttaaaaatttttaattcaatatgtagatatttaatattcCAGGATGTATATATAGGCGTATCGACTAGTCGAACAGTGTCCTTTAATGtcatacttttattatttttattaatgacatTCAAAGTGCGCTGTTTAATGagcatttatatattttattatttttatttttattaattatgaattgacaaattaagatgaaaaaataatttaatttaaagaggATAGCCacggtaaaattaaaaaaaaaaaatttttttttttattaaatcaaggttcataaattcaaaaatatgtacggagttttatatgaaaattctgaatatttttttagttatagcCATTTTTGTGACAGTGTGTCAAATGACCATTGCACGCACGGCGCTCCGAtgaaaacgcgtttttctcgaaaatactttttttgaacTGGTGGGATCTGTAATTTGCATAAATATAAACCGatttgcaactttttttttttaattcctctattcagtacactgatagaaggatttcttagtatttaagaaataatttcttagtatttaagaaataatttcttagtatttaaaaaatatttcttagtatttaagaaatatttcttagtatttatagtattttttagtatttaagaaatatttcttgaatactaagaaatattttttaaatactaagaaatgatgtttaagaaatgattttttaaatacaaaaaaatcttcttaaatatcactgatagaaggatttcttagtatttaaaaatatttctttgtactgaagaaatcatttcttaaacataatttcttagtatttaaaaaatatttcttagtatttaagaaatatttcttaaatactaagaaatattataaatactaagaaattatGTTtcagaaatgatttcttaaatacaaagaaatcttcttaaatgctaagaaatccttttatcagtgcacTAAGAAATTGTTTTATCAGCGTAGCTATAGTTGCAcgtagattttaaaaatttttatttttaagattttttaaggctgttttaatccaaaaaaaaacgaaaaaatttttaatgtcgcCATTTCTTTCTTTAAacccaaattttcaaaattctctaCGTGGAACGATAACCACATGCATGCAGATTACATCGCagtttgttgttttttttttgttttagataatccgtttttgagttagagATCCCACGGTGGTGGGGGAAATTTGTTTGGTGCTCCACAAAAATGCTTATAACTTTGTAAcaacatgatattttttaatcaaaatttaggAGAATGATCTTCAATGTATACtttgtaaaacaaaaaaatccgATCCCTAAATCCCTTTATTATtccagtcaaaaaaattcccgaaatcacctactttttttatcttcaccGTGGCTATCCCCTTGTGTCTAGTTGAGTAACTgagtgtttaattttttttgattctcaATTTAATagccaaaaatttttgtcaaacttatagaataaaattttttttaattgaatttccgatgtaataattactatcaataatttataatacaaCGCAGtccataataattatgattaataatacaGTAATTAATTGATCACTTATTTGATACCcaaataatataattgaaCTTCACTAATTAGGACATGcaattatcacaaaaaaatgtaCCACGAAACGTGTCCAAATatgtaaatacaataaataaaataaaatttgcataGAAATATCAAAATTCACAATTATTCATACAATATGATCCTCCAGTTAATTAAAACGCctacaataaatattacgatgaaaataaatttagaatttacaGTATTAGCATACAAATATcctgaattaataattattacaactaCTCTGGACtttctaaaaataacttttaaacactCAGTCAAAAACTAGGTAGAACAAAAAAACAGAGACCATTCATGGACACCGTTAACGACGTAATCACTCCTTAAACGGACGATAATTAGGTCcgttaaatttaaacaatcgTATACATAATaaccaaaattattaattttgaatcataAATCATCATTTAACACTTAACTTTTTACTTCCATCaatcattaatataattaattataattttcaactaaagatttttatttattaaactgcaaATTTAACCtcttaattatcaattaatctttcgtttttgaaataaaaaagccattacggcttttatatattatttaattctccacatatataatattaatattaataataataatattcagtATTAATGTCAGCTTAACTCTATTCTAAGCTATTTACACAAACttacaaactataattatactttaaattcCTTTTATAAActaacttataaataaatataatacagGTGccgttaaataattattcggcatttaaaaagaatatttaacATCTTTGGATTCAATTTATtacacatttatatatatatatatatatatatatatatatatatatatatatatatatatatatatatatatatatatatataactgaTTTGTAATATATTTCTAGTCACtcaaataaaactttatttcatttgaatgattagatataattaaatgagtttgagtaaaataaaatttactaaactTTTTGTCCGTCTTCATAatttatagtatatatatttattattattattattcagtaCTAGAGTAAAAGCGATCAGCatagtatattttaaatgatatacttttttcttttatggTAGGCTTTCCTCATCCTCAATCTTTACACCCGTGATTTATACACTTTAATTAATCGtaatatacatgtatatattttttttttttattttatatatatatatatatatatatatatatatatatatatatatatatatatatatatatatgtatttatttttatcagttatcaTTGTCGGGTACATGACAGGAAATATTATAGATCAATGCGTGTATGGTCCGGAGTACAAGGAAGCACTAAATAACATGcggttattattttatttattcgcattatttttttttctttaaatatatactttttgttttgtttttatctATTCACAATCATTCGTTTTAGATATGTCCTATCCGCTCGCTAGTCTGACTCACACCACTAGtaaagtacaaaaaataaatagtagaaaataattaatacaatataaaaaattaatataaacaaacaaacagaGGACGGTCAGGAACTGGTGAATTTTTCTcgtattttttatcttctattGATtgctgactttttttttcttcgtgttGGCTCTTTATTTACACTGCTGACACTTGAGCTTCGTCGTCATCTAGAACAAATTATAATcccaattatttatttttattttttttttttacacggaaagaacaagatgatacTGGATATCACCCTAAATTAtactgaatgaaaaaaaatttcagaaaagtTTGGCAAATCTAAAAGTGTACGACTTATAATGATCATTCgttcgataaataaaaaaaaatagttaatgttctgaaagaatatttttttttatttaaatattacttttgcaatttactattttttttgttactttttttttaatactttcaaatacaatttctttttttatttatttttttatttcaagtttcGCGCGGTGTTTTAAACTGATCATGCGCACTGAGTGTGGATTTTTTGGTAATGggaaaaaatagaccggaaaaaatagacctggaaaaaatattaaagtcatGAAAAGttcatattatttctttaaaattattataaaataaaaattataataataataattgtatcacACCCACAATTTTCCTGAAAAACAAGCACCCCCAGAATGATCGCTCTATTttttgtgacaaaaaaaatattattattattattattttcattttataataattttgatgaaataatatgaatttttcatcattttaaaattttttccgggtctattttttccgagattcggatttttttcattaattttagtttttcgttaataacaaataatcaacattaaataaaatgaccaTCTCCAATGGAGATCTCCGCAAAGGGAATAccaagctaataaaaaaaaactgattaaaTTCGTGAATTTTTACGCAAGTTATCGTATTTTTAACGGCAAATTGAGTTGATTGACAcgaattttcttttaactattttgatatttttttctggttCTATCatctaaaattgatttttaccaGTGAcagaattaatctccattaaattatctatcgaatgATACGCAAATTAATTAGACTACGTAGATTATCAAttgtgtaattaattaaatagttgcgaaattaaggaaaaacaaatttttcgatcTTAAAGCACTCTCtaatgcttcgcatcatgagtcgtgcaataatAGCTGGTATAAttcagattacaatgagtataatccagataccactcagtataatctgggatgatatccagtgtcatattgttctttctgtgtactaacactgaaaaaaaaatttttagaggattcaaatttttttaccagtgccaaatttaaaaattaaaagtgatgcagtttaaaaaattttaataattaatattagtgTGATAAAAATGACAATGAATGCAGGCAGACTAAGTACAAGCAATAACagttactaaaataaaaataatgtaaaataaaataaaagtaatatgtacaagtaaaaatataaaattagtaattattttgtaatgttaccacgataaattttttttttttttacaatatacaATACAAAGCAGGCAACTACAATAACAATCTATCAAGTGACTGCAAATATGCTGACTGTGATGTTTAAATAGATATTGGCAAGCATTTGGTGCATCTGATTATAAATGCGTAGTCATGAGAGTGATGTTAAGAATGCACAATATAcgtttacattattattttatgaaaaatttttttttaaaataaaaatatagaaagtaataaataaataaataaaaattaacatagtAAGTaatgaagtttttaaataaaaagtagagattgtttttaataaagtaataataagaAGACCAGACTAGAGCAGAGaaagaagaataaaataaaataaaaatatataataaaagaaatgaCGTAAAGTATTATTATCCCgtagaatataataaatatataaagaacAAAGTTGCAATTAAATATAAGTGAACAAAGAAACTAgcagaaataaaaatagtttacacTTCGATGGCCATCACCTAACGGATTTTTGTTCTAGACTATGATATAatctatataaaaatttataaatataaaatttctacgATACAATAGTTTtagtttgtaataattttaccggcgaaaataatgttaatataaaaaatataacagtATTGAACAAcaatacttataaaaatttatgagtgttatttataatataaaaatatggaCATGAATGCCAGTGAGTAATCCAAAGACAtgaagtaataatttaataaaatttaaaattgtgtaTTAGGCGTTACTGCAGTACCATCTTCGTGGTTGGTGCGATAAGTGACTCCTTCGTGGCTGTGGGCTCTGCCCAGCCTGTGCAATCTTGCCATCTGAGCGGCGACTTTGTACGCTGGAAGCTGTCGACACTGCCCAGGAGCACTTCCTGGGAGCACTCCAGGTCGCTGGATCATCGAGGAATTATTGTTCATAAAAGAGGTTGTCCCTGCGCTATGGTGCATCACTCCTGTTCCGAATCCAAGCCCAGTTCCCGTACAACCTGAAAGCCCTTCACTCTGGGTCTCGTTCTTCATTTacagatttttattattatttatcaccctatcggatttttttttaacttgattttgaaaaattgaaaaattataatttttcaaaataatcaagTATTTCCCAAATTATCGCCGATCCCTGGTTACAAAACATTAAGGCCATTAAAAACCACACTAGCAAATGAACTCTGATTAACGACTGTAATAtcgattttccaaaaaaaaaaattccagaatttttatttacaaaatttttggagAAAGAAACCTGGAAAGTACCAGTAGAAAAAAGatgaatgaagaaaattaaaaaaaaatagtagtagtaataacaataataataataatgatgagtAAAATTGTAGTTAAAATAACAGCAGTCACAAATAACAACATACACACCTGGAgacagcagcagcaacagttgttaataataaagacAAGACAACCCACGAAAAAGTACTCAGTACTCTTTAAGCCAACCAGTCAAGTAGCAAAAACTCATAAATATGACATTGACAATTTACATGGTTGTTAGCGTGCTCAAACTAGCTCTTCAGCCAAGCGATTATGCCTTACAAATGTAACATgtacatgtatatttataattataattataaagaaaaaaaaagacagaAAGGTAGTgaagtatattttaaattaaggaCAAGGAGTAGTCCGGTGGTTAATGACAGCATGAATGTAAGTGGATGCCGTGACCAAATAAAAAGGAGACATGCCGGTCCTTTGTCGACTCACCTCGAGGGGGTGGCGGTGgcggtggtggtggtggtgatgATTGGGATTGTTGGtgatgatggtgatgatggtgatgatgtagatgatgatgatgttgTTGTTGATTCTGATGATTATGCGTATGGTTGATTGGAAGCGGAGGTAGCACTGCTACTGCGTGGGGGAATGGAGGCAATCCACCTCTTACCGATCCTGCAccacaatttttaataacccAACTACTCTACtttctgtttattttttttttctttgtcgaTCAGAGATTTTATAAAGGTAAAAATGATccctctatttttttttattttaaaattgagaaTTAAAACCATTACCGGCAAACATtcagattgaaattaaaaaaatatgtataataataattatcaaatataattGCTCCTCTATTGgctaattaaaagaaaaaaatttttttttatagtgtaTTTATagtaactagcaaccttgcagtcactatttgactgccgtgacttgtgaaatataaataaataaaattttgctttattaaataatgaattttgttaaattgcactttacttttttaactattgacatttttaaagatataagctcatctcgatgttacactcatcaagagctttcatttgagtacccacatgcattttgatatatttttcatatatacatagatagatataatatatataaatatatgaaaaattgatgtgggtactcaaatgaaaggtctcgatgagtgtaacatcgggatgagcttatatctttaaaaatatcaatagtttacaagatacaaggtaatttcttaattatgtatctagagatagagcattttcaaatgcacccacaatacttatcatcataaattgaatatttattgcaattaaataataaatttttaatctagtTTTTGAATTACTAGCCAATAAAAGAGTAATACaacttaaaatagtaaataaaagataataaaaataaaccccAAGTCTTAGCTTGACAAAGCGCTTAAGCAATCCTCGACAATTAGACACCAAATACCATAAAAGCAAAGAATGACAGATGAACAAGAATAAagctttataaatatataataataataatttaatgattaaatgtATAACGCGATGgcagaaaataaaatgtatctGCCATGGGACAtacgatatttattaataaaaatttataaaatattgataaaaaattccgaaaaaaaaaacccgttattaaatgtaaaaaataataataaaatattaatagtatcTGTGGTGGGTGTACTCGGAGTTACATACCTTGCATGGATGAATGCCGTCTCTGGGGCGGTGGAGGACTCCCACCAGCTTCGACGCTGCTCCCGCTGTGGCTATCCAACTGTGTACTGTGACCACTGTCACTGCTCGTCACCGAACCTACGCAGACGTCGGCAACATACTTCTATCACAACACTATTTCAGCCCAACCAATACACCTCCTTCTAATCCTTAATACTTTAATCTAATCTAATCTAGGCTATTacttatgtttatttatttatacttattgGTTATATTATTGCATAATATTActaacaataacaatattaataacgTAATATCTATTACTTaatattgtcattattattgcGTATTACATCAATAAAACAGTTAACTAATAACCCTGACGACAATATAAAAGCTCTACATGTATGTCCCATGGTGACAACATTCGGATCGTTATCTCATAATGTTTACttccattattttattatatatattattatattattatgatcAGACCTATTTGATCATTTGATATTATTTGATAgcaaaaatagatttttttatttacaaatttaatcaAGATGCTAGTAGATGCTCATAAATGTATGACATGAAACATTTAATATgaatgaatattattaatgtattttaaataataataaaaatgaatattcaaATGAATATATTGCGTAACAATTGTGCAACGTgcataacaattataatagtcaaaaaaaataaaaaaataaataaaatttttaatataacgtACGATCCGATCCGTGTATGAACGAGCAACGAAAGTGCACCATGGTTCAAGACAAAAGTGTAAGCCGTTCCCtagtttgttaaatttatattaagctaattattattcattttatttgttacTGTTATTGTATTTGTACTGTGTTGATCGTGTAATCGCGACTAGAAGAAAACGATAAGTATTTAAGTTTACAATAAGTCACGACTTACCACTAGTCAGTGTCTTTCTTAAAGGTTGGAGGTTACTGAGACTAGTGACACTACTGCTCTCGGCGCTAAGATCCACTGGAGGCGGCAAACCAGAGGGTGTATCGCTGTGCGACCTTTCATGCATCGGCATTCGGCTACCAGAACCTACTCTTCTAGGTGCTCCTGGACTTGGTTCCAATCCGCTCGAGTGCAAAGCTAGACCTGGGACTGGAAGCGCGGGACAGTGCTTTGGTTGGTATGGTCGGGTCTTGTGAGGGTCTGATAGAGCTAGCATTTTTCGTACTGCTTGTGGTGATGCTGCTCCGAATTTTGTACCTGGAATGGATTATTCAATTAGTTTTTAGTtggaaatatgaattttattgagattcattattcaaaaataattaattgatcaaTTATATTGGTAGTAattgaaaaagttaattactttttattgcTTAACACAATTTATAAATCACAATTGGTagtaataatgaataaatgcTATACTAGCAACTTTTAAGTCATTTTGTGATTTCCGtgatttgtaaattataaataaataaaattttgctttattaaataatgaattttgttaaattgcactgtactttattaactattgaagtttttaaagatataagctcatcccgatgttacacttattaaaagctttgatttgagtacctacatgcatttttatatatttttcacatataaatatatataatatatataaatatatgaaaaattgatgtgggtactcaaatgaaaggtctcgatgaatgtaatgttgggatgagcttatatctttaaaaatatcatttgttaacaagatagcaaagtcagttcttaattattgacttttttaaagttacaagctcatcccgatgttacactcatcaagagctttcatttgagtacccacatgcattttgatatatttttcatatatacatatatataatatatataaatatatgaaaaattgatgtgggtactcaaatgaaaggtttcgatgagtgtaatgtcgggatgagcttatatctttaaaaatgtcaatagttcacaagacacaaagtcatttcttaattatgtttctaatgatagagcattttcgaatacaGTCTAaatacttcaaaatttttcttattctcttaacaataaagataattttacaaattcggcaattaaaatttttaaagacggtttaaattaaaaatctccTATCTACTAAAATTcctcaaatttaataattttgtaattttaatttcctagtttaaaaaatttttcaacaatataaaatatccattaattttttaagaatttattataaaacagaCACCTAATTACGATCAATAAAATGAACCAAAAATcatagttattattaaaaactaatttttatcaatgaaaTACCTTGTATGCTTTTTCTGCCCTCACTAGTACTACTGGCACTACTAGTAGTAGAAAGCGTGGGTGAAGGATGCCTCCTGCCCCGACTTCCTGACAACGGAACAGCCGCAGCAACAGCAACCGCACCGGCATGTGGCTCACAATCCACCGACAACGCGTGTAAACGTTCCTCATCCGTAATAACCTTCATATTCGCCAAGTAGGCTTTGACCCGCCTGACCATCTGAGCTTCTTCGAACATTTTTTTGGGATTCGGCGCGGCAGCTGACTTTTTCCTCCTCTTAACAGTCGCAGTTTGACCACCCTGATTCCCAGTAGTCATCTGATTAAGCGCAACCATAGCAGAACTCGGAGGCTGACCACCACGCTCCAACATCGTCAGCAAATCATACGGCGACGAGCACATATTCGTAAGCGCCCTCACTTCCTTAGCAATCATCCTCAATTTCTCAAAGTTAACTAAATTCTCGACTCTAGAATCATTTCCCAGATGAATAAACGTCAAATCTTTCTTCACCACGGGGTAGAAAGGAATTATCGGCGGCTGCGTTTGTTCAGAAGCCACCAGCTGGCGATACTTGCTCATATTCCTGCTGGGGTCCATCAGTTCTTGCAAATCGCTGAACAACCTTTGATACTTGCTGGGCAATTTTTCCCAAGAGGCTCTCAAACGTGAGACAGCTCCATGACCCAGACCGGAAATAATCGCGAACAtagaattgaaatttttacactCTTTGCACTGGCGggcaattttaataaactgttttattattttactacgTCTGACAAGATTGTGTTCAGAGCAAACCTCCGTAACAACCCAAAACATCTCTCTGTTGACTAGTTCCGCGAATTGGCTGAGCATCGGTATCCCATAGCGACTCTTCAGTTCAAATAAATCATCCACGTACTCTGTAGATTCTATTTGCCGGAAAATACTAAAGTCCTGGAGTGTCAACTGAATAGCAACTTCTACGGCGTTTAGTTGTAAAAAATGTACTTGGGACTCTCGTATCAATTCAGGTGCCTGTTCGTCAGCTACCAGCGTCTCGGAAACTCCGTTGGTCTTAAGGTAGTAGCGCGAGCTTAAGCCTATTCTCTCTGCCAAATTTTGCAGCTGATCTGGCAGTCTTCGCTGCTTAATCATTCCGCCTTCGGCGACACTTACTTCTGCCAGGGAATAATTCGAGCTGCTCTCTGTTCCCAGCCCAAACTCTTGCAATGCAAGCATAACAACTTCATGAGCTGTCGTTACTTGATGTACTAAAAGATATTTGCAAGTCTGATCAGCTTTGTAGACTTTCAGTACGTGCTCGGGATAATCGGGCGCTCTTAAATCATCATAGCAATATATCGAGGTTAAATCGGGATTACTGCGGGAATGATAAAGGTTCGAAGAATTCTGGAGTCCCGTTCCCGGAGGCGTGTGAGGAGGTGCCAGCGAATCATCAGCATGCATACCGTCGTTGATAATGTTCTTTGGCAATATGTTCATCTTCATTAGCGCTTTTTGAAATCGCCTTTTTGGTCCCAGTGTCATGAACCCTTTGTGTTCTTTTTTGGAGTCCTTGCAAGGCGAGCCGTTGTTGTCGGGAATTAGCAGGGGCACTCCGCCGACCATGGGGTTGAGCTGCCCTCCAGGCGTCAACGGGTCCACGTGGGTTGACAGCCTGGAGCGCGGGTCGCTTGATATTCGCGGGATTTCGGGTTTGTTTACTCTTCCACGTGGTCGCGGCGAGTTGTCGGGCATTTGGAGCATTTCTTTGAATGCC
This genomic interval from Cotesia glomerata isolate CgM1 linkage group LG1, MPM_Cglom_v2.3, whole genome shotgun sequence contains the following:
- the LOC123274990 gene encoding rap guanine nucleotide exchange factor 6-like isoform X1; translation: MTDYLDPHFVRALCRDPDRRTLQDLQIIYYGLLGLEALRPCRDSILRGLCKIVRYERHYANHVLYYTGELATSWYILLSGSVFIDGSMFLPRSSFGKRTGGSARRSNECFVLEPSQMVVIDYPDNLGRMHRPPHPHPIADHRQVNLVFDDTFAPGLTSRPELYQKSNRSSHSSDTSSAYSGSDTMTSVQGSLDADNDEVDFSGLVESIVDSDEEEDLAESMDSLTVRDTVRECLEKDPAERTEEDIEILLEFTQHLKAFTNMTLAVRRALCAVMVFAVVESAGMIVLTDGEELDSWSVLINGAVEIEHSNGDVEQLHLGDSFGILPTMERLLHRGVMRTKCNDCQFVCVTQADYFRIQHQGEENTRRHEENGRVILVTELRGALDGGTRRGHVVIRGTPERLMLQLIEENSITDPTYVEDFLLTHRTFIDSPLLVADQLLEWFAQPQVKDRVARVVLLWVNNHFTDFETDPAMMEFLEAFEAGLEREKMQGQQRLLNIACAAKARTRNITLARPNRDEVLNFSILGGYERGFGIFISKVDKNSKAEDVGLKRGDQILEVNGQRFEHVSHARALEILRGSTHLSITVKSNLLAFKEMLQMPDNSPRPRGRVNKPEIPRISSDPRSRLSTHVDPLTPGGQLNPMVGGVPLLIPDNNGSPCKDSKKEHKGFMTLGPKRRFQKALMKMNILPKNIINDGMHADDSLAPPHTPPGTGLQNSSNLYHSRSNPDLTSIYCYDDLRAPDYPEHVLKVYKADQTCKYLLVHQVTTAHEVVMLALQEFGLGTESSSNYSLAEVSVAEGGMIKQRRLPDQLQNLAERIGLSSRYYLKTNGVSETLVADEQAPELIRESQVHFLQLNAVEVAIQLTLQDFSIFRQIESTEYVDDLFELKSRYGIPMLSQFAELVNREMFWVVTEVCSEHNLVRRSKIIKQFIKIARQCKECKNFNSMFAIISGLGHGAVSRLRASWEKLPSKYQRLFSDLQELMDPSRNMSKYRQLVASEQTQPPIIPFYPVVKKDLTFIHLGNDSRVENLVNFEKLRMIAKEVRALTNMCSSPYDLLTMLERGGQPPSSAMVALNQMTTGNQGGQTATVKRRKKSAAAPNPKKMFEEAQMVRRVKAYLANMKVITDEERLHALSVDCEPHAGAVAVAAAVPLSGSRGRRHPSPTLSTTSSASSTSEGRKSIQGTKFGAASPQAVRKMLALSDPHKTRPYQPKHCPALPVPGLALHSSGLEPSPGAPRRVGSGSRMPMHERSHSDTPSGLPPPVDLSAESSSVTSLSNLQPLRKTLTSGSVTSSDSGHSTQLDSHSGSSVEAGGSPPPPQRRHSSMQGCTGTGLGFGTGVMHHSAGTTSFMNNNSSMIQRPGVLPGSAPGQCRQLPAYKVAAQMARLHRLGRAHSHEGVTYRTNHEDDDDEAQVSAV
- the LOC123274990 gene encoding rap guanine nucleotide exchange factor 6-like isoform X3, translating into MTDYLDPHFVRALCRDPDRRTLQDLQIIYYGLLGLEALRPCRDSILRGLCKIVRYERHYANHVLYYTGELATSWYILLSGSVFIDGSMFLPRSSFGKRTGGSARRSNECFVLEPSQMVVIDYPDNLGRMHRPPHPHPIADHRQVNLVFDDTFAPGLTSRPELYQKSNRSSHSSDTSSAYSGSDTMTSVQGSLDADNDEVDFSGLVESIVDSDEEEDLAESMDSLTVRDTVRECLEKDPAERTEEDIEILLEFTQHLKAFTNMTLAVRRALCAVMVFAVVESAGMIVLTDGEELDSWSVLINGAVEIEHSNGDVEQLHLGDSFGILPTMERLLHRGVMRTKCNDCQFVCVTQADYFRIQHQGEENTRRHEENGRVILVTELRGALDGGTRRGHVVIRGTPERLMLQLIEENSITDPTYVEDFLLTHRTFIDSPLLVADQLLEWFAQPQVKDRVARVVLLWVNNHFTDFETDPAMMEFLEAFEAGLEREKMQGQQRLLNIACAAKARTRNITLARPNRDEVLNFSILGGYERGFGIFISKVDKNSKAEDVGLKRGDQILEVNGQRFEHVSHARALEILRGSTHLSITVKSNLLAFKEMLQMPDNSPRPRGRVNKPEIPRISSDPRSRLSTHVDPLTPGGQLNPMVGGVPLLIPDNNGSPCKDSKKEHKGFMTLGPKRRFQKALMKMNILPKNIINDGMHADDSLAPPHTPPGTGLQNSSNLYHSRSNPDLTSIYCYDDLRAPDYPEHVLKVYKADQTCKYLLVHQVTTAHEVVMLALQEFGLGTESSSNYSLAEVSVAEGGMIKQRRLPDQLQNLAERIGLSSRYYLKTNGVSETLVADEQAPELIRESQVHFLQLNAVEVAIQLTLQDFSIFRQIESTEYVDDLFELKSRYGIPMLSQFAELVNREMFWVVTEVCSEHNLVRRSKIIKQFIKIARQCKECKNFNSMFAIISGLGHGAVSRLRASWEKLPSKYQRLFSDLQELMDPSRNMSKYRQLVASEQTQPPIIPFYPVVKKDLTFIHLGNDSRVENLVNFEKLRMIAKEVRALTNMCSSPYDLLTMLERGGQPPSSAMVALNQMTTGNQGGQTATVKRRKKSAAAPNPKKMFEEAQMVRRVKAYLANMKVITDEERLHALSVDCEPHAGAVAVAAAVPLSGSRGRRHPSPTLSTTSSASSTSEGRKSIQGTKFGAASPQAVRKMLALSDPHKTRPYQPKHCPALPVPGLALHSSGLEPSPGAPRRVGSGSRMPMHERSHSDTPSGLPPPVDLSAESSSVTSLSNLQPLRKTLTSGSVTSSDSGHSTQLDSHSGSSVEAGGSPPPPQRRHSSMQGSVRGGLPPFPHAVAVLPPLPINHTHNHQNQQQHHHHLHHHHHHHHHQQSQSSPPPPPPPPPPRDDDEAQVSAV